The following DNA comes from Rosa rugosa chromosome 5, drRosRugo1.1, whole genome shotgun sequence.
CCACTCTACCTATCGAGTACACCATCGATGGGGGTTTCACTGAGTCTCCAACTCTCTCCACATTCTAGGAATTTTCTTAAACTGACTCCACCTATTGCACTTTTGGGCTACCACCTTGACCATTCGCCTGACTCCATCTCGGATGACACATCTCTGATAAGAGATGAACAGAAGAAATAACCATGCCAAGAAGACAACAAATTTAATAAGGTTCCACCAAATCCATGCCTACATTATCGGAGAGCTTTCATCCTCACTATGAGAGAATTACACAAGTATAAGATTACATCACTCAAGTTTATGCCCACCCAAGCCATTTGCATCAAATCAGATACACCTTGTAAACCCTCTCTCAACGTAGAAGATCACTCTAACCCAATAGCTATTCTCACTCTTGAACACAACTCCCCTTGCTTCTATATGCGAAGACCCTTGGAATTGCAGTTTATTTCTTGTGACCACTCTCCGTCAAGAGCTATACACGCCCTTGAACACAACCTCCCATATCTTCTACATCTTGAAGACCGTTACAatgtgtttggatgagaaaattagaaAACGTGTAGGAATTTATAAGTGATGGAATCTATAATTTCATCAATTAGAATTCAATTAATGACAATTTCTATTATTTGGTTGTATCTTTTTAGGATTCAGACtttgtaataaattaagaaaatttaaagtaaataaaaaaattaaaatgggaCAAAAGTCATGGTttggaaataaataaataaataaagaactaAAATGGAAATAAGAGACTGAATGGTTGCACTTGCCAGTCGGGTAATTATAATGGAAATAAGAGCCAGCCTTTGgattgaataaacttgatcttCCTTGGCAGCGTAGAATAGACATGGTTCATCTTACAGTCAGTGGAAATGGGCAATTGATGCTTGTATTTCCTCTAGGGTTCGCCCCTTAGTCTCCGGCACCAGCTTTGCTACAAACAGAAGTGTTATGCCACAAATGGCTGAGAAGATGAAGAATGTTCCTGGAGCAGTATAGGTCCGACACCAATTACTATCAGTACAGTAAGTATATATCAGGTGTAACCGTGTAAGAGAGAGAAGACATAAATAACAAAATTGATATACCTGCCGAGCTCCAGTCCATCATGAAATTGAAAGTGTATGTTACTATCCAAGCACAAGACCATTTTACCAAACTCGAGAGGCTTCCAGCTGAACCTTTAACGTTTATGGGGTATATctgaaaaataaattatttccaACTTTGTTATGAAACTTTTTTTCTTGATCTGTTAACTTAAGGAAGAATCAGTGGAACCGCACGAATCTgttaaaggaggaaaacgaaaagtgactagtagacgcgaaacagctccacggagtccgtttgggacgcaccttacctttccggaaagggaatcgcgccagaaatcaaactcgtcGCTTTGCCACGACCTGtgacctttttcgggctttcggggtcgtttagggcctcaaaactgcatttttctattttccggtgttttggttttcctagttattttcgggttgtttttgtttttacccatgggctttagggtttcattgttagtcgccctagggtttattttcttataaataagccgccttaaggctgcagaacgcatctattatcttttatcaataaatttgagattattctcttttatctctggtggactccagaatctttgcttaggtttattgctggtaaacctagtttatcaatccgatcattcCGTCTGCGTCAGATACCCACCTCTGATATAATAACCCAGGGTAATTCTGACATCCCTATTGTGTTTGATACACATTGACCCTGAGAGAGAAAGCAGTCTGTCATAGAGTGCAATTGGTAACCCTCAGGCAAGGTTGAAGATCTAGCTCTTTGTCCACTTTGGAAATGGTTTTAGGCTGCAAGACGCTATCGAAAAGAGAAGGGGAATGCTTGTCATTTGGTTGGAATATACTTACCAATAAGCTAATGTACACCAAAATGGGAGTGACCTCCTTCCACAAGTTGAGGTCCTGCCAAGCTCAAAGTATGATCAGTTGTATGTGAAGCAAACAACAACACAGACATCAATATATAGTAAGGGGTGAAACCTGAAAGCAGAATGCCAAGCCCACAAGGAAGTTACACAAGCACAATCCTCCTGCAGAAACCTGCAAACATTTGTTCACGTTTCTTTGAACTTATTGATATTCAAGACAATAGAGTTGAGATACATTTTCCCTTCTCACCATTAGAAGTGGTCTTCTTCCAGCTTTGTCTGTTAAGAGCACACTCAGTGCAACACCAGGTATCTGTGAAAGAAAACATCCATATATTTAAGAAATGATTGCATCAATCACAACTCGATATCTGTTCATTCAGAGTAGTATCTTTACCGCAATGAGAGACGATGATATAGTTCCAATGTCACTTGGAAAACCTGAAAGAATCGAAAAGGGATATGATATTCTGTTACATTACATTTGATCGAGTGTAAGATTATGACCCAAACTTGGAGAGCTTTTGATTTACCTGCATCTACAAATATAGAACTTGCGTAAAATGTTATTGCATAGGAACCCCCAAGTTGTTGCAGTGACATGAGCCCAACTCCAACCTAAGCACATTCACGCATTGAGATCATGAAAAGAGAAATTGAAACACTAGTATATTTATATTCCTTGAGGCAGCTTACTATGAGTGAGTAAGCATATCTCTTTTGGAACAAGTCTAGGACTTTTTCCGAGTGGTGCTGAAACATTTCTGTATAATTCTGCAAGAATGTAAGAGCCTCCTCTTATTTCATGACTACCAAAACAGTAGATTTTTCACAATAAGCCGAAGTCAGAATGAGGGAAGGTTACCATGATTTCAGCTGCTTCTTGAGATATGTCGGCATGCTTTCCTCTCAGACGCTGAAGAGCTGCTTCAAAGTCCTTGTGCCTACCAATTTTGGCCTGCAGAGAAGTACAGTATCAATCTACCTGAAGATTGCAGTTGAAAATTCACCAGCTATTCAAATTAAAATTTGACTCACCAGCTATTCAAATTAAAATTTGACTCACCAGCCACCTTGGAGACTCTGGAATAAAAAATAGGCCTATAATGTGTACAAGAGATGGAATAGCACCTGAGTACAAAGATAACTAGTGTTAACTACTGAATTCAAATTTTAATCAAAGAATCAATTTATTCATGGGAGGACTAACTGATGATTTACCGATAACCGCCAAGGTCCGCCAGGTTATGACATTTCCAAGGAAAAACACAAATGCTACGCCGCAACAAATCATCAACTGTTCACTTGAAATTTAGGCAAGaaatttgtcacgccccggattttgaatgataaattcaaatccgaaacctgaataattacaattacaaaaaaaccaaatctcgaaacttcgagttcattattacaattcactctcacaatatattataaagctcaaatgagcataacacacctcacaacttacaattgttgtaaaactctaacaattgctctaaccgcacgatcaccgtcctggttctcctgtcctgtaggattacccgctacacaatttgaatagtgtaccgggagttgcaacaacacaaaacccggtaagctttttacagccagtatgagtaaacaagaaagaactgttgatttattagatttcaagactaccacaaacccacgttactttctcactctcatatatatatatagacacttatgagttactctcaaattcgctcataagatttcccaacatttggtagacagactcat
Coding sequences within:
- the LOC133711373 gene encoding sugar transporter ERD6-like 5, with protein sequence MICCGVAFVFFLGNVITWRTLAVIGAIPSLVHIIGLFFIPESPRWLAKIGRHKDFEAALQRLRGKHADISQEAAEIMNYTEMFQHHSEKVLDLFQKRYAYSLIVGVGLMSLQQLGGSYAITFYASSIFVDAGFPSDIGTISSSLIAIPGVALSVLLTDKAGRRPLLMVSAGGLCLCNFLVGLAFCFQDLNLWKEVTPILVYISLLIYPINVKGSAGSLSSLVKWSCAWIVTYTFNFMMDWSSAGTFFIFSAICGITLLFVAKLVPETKGRTLEEIQASIAHFH